Proteins from a genomic interval of Xiphias gladius isolate SHS-SW01 ecotype Sanya breed wild chromosome 23, ASM1685928v1, whole genome shotgun sequence:
- the LOC120785483 gene encoding protein Wnt-8-like, with translation MVHSLFWLLPLFYKMCPGHAWVASNFLMTGPKAYLTYARSVQVGAQSGIEECKQQFAWDRWNCPDSATQLRGLRHATRETSFVHAISAAGVMYTLTRNCSLGDLDNCGCDVSKNGKFGGRGWLWGGCSDNVDFGERISKQYVDAQETGQDSRAAVNLHNNEAGRLAVKATMKRICRCHGMSESCSVQTCWTQLSDFREIGNYLKIKHSQAHKLDIDKKRMRAGNSADSRGAIVDAFGGIAQTELIYLEDSPDYCRKNTSLGLYGTEGRECVQHGEGLTQWERRSCRRLCHECGLRVEERRTEVVSSCNCKFHWCCKVNCDDCSQVIVKHVCARREGMEDGHGFRRRYRGPK, from the exons GGTGGCGAGTAACTTTCTTATGACGGGACCTAAG GCCTATCTCACCTATGCAAGAAGCGTGCAGGTGGGCGCACAGAGTGGGATTGAGGAGTGCAAACAACAGTTTGCGTGGGATAGATGGAACTGTCCCGACAGCGCAACCCAGCTCAGAGGACTAAGACACG CCACTAGAGAGACTTCTTTCGTCCACGCCATCAGTGCAGCAGGGGTCATGTACACTCTCACCAGGAACTGTAGTCTGGGGGACCTCGACAACTGTGGCTGTGATGTCTCAAAGAATGGGAAATTTG GTGGTCGTGGCTGGTTGTGGGGTGGCTGCAGTGATAACGTGGATTTCGGGGAGAGGATTTCCAAACAGTACGTGGATGCACAGGAGACAGGTCAGGACTCCAGGGCTGCTGTCAACCTGCACAACAATGAGGCCGGGCGGCTG GCTGTGAAGGCAACAATGAAGCGCATCTGCAGATGCCACGGCATGTCTGAGAGCTGCAGTGTCCAAACCTGCTGGACACAGCTGTCAGATTTCAGAGAAATTGGCAACTACCTGAAGATCAAGCACAGTCAAGCCCATAAACTGGACATCGACAAAAAGCGCATGAGGGCTGGCAACAGCGCGGACAGCCGAGGTGCCATCGTGGACGCGTTCGGTGGCATCGCCCAGACAGAGCTCATCTACCTGGAGGACTCTCCGGACTACTGCAGGAAGAACACCAGCCTGGGGCTGTACGGCACCGAGGGCCGGGAGTGTGTGCAGCACGGAGAGGGTCTAACCcagtgggagaggaggagctgcCGCAGGCTGTGCCACGAATGCGGCCTAAGGGTGGAGGAGAGGCGCACGGAGGTGGTGAGCAGCTGCAACTGCAAGTTCCACTGGTGCTGCAAGGTGAACTGCGACGACTGCTCCCAGGTCATAGTCAAACATGTGTGCGCCAGGAGGGAAGGGATGGAGGATGGACACGGCTTTCGACGGAGATACCGTGgacccaaataa